One stretch of Lemur catta isolate mLemCat1 chromosome 2, mLemCat1.pri, whole genome shotgun sequence DNA includes these proteins:
- the LOC123633235 gene encoding protein S100-A10-like, which yields MPSQMQHAMETMMFIFHKFFKDKGYLTKDDLRVLMEKEFPGFLENQKDLRALDKIMKDLDQCRDGKVGFQSFFSLIAGLTLACNDYFVVHMKQKGKK from the coding sequence ATGCCATCTCAAATGCAACATGCCATGGAAACCATGATGtttatatttcacaaatttttcaAGGATAAAGGCTACTTAACAAAGGATGACCTGAGAGTACTCATGGAAAAGGAGTTCCCTGGATTTTTGGAAAATCAAAAAGACCTTCGGGCCTTGGACAAAATAATGAAGGACCTGGACCAGTGCCGAGATGGCAAAGTGGGCTTCCAGAGCTTCTTTTCCCTGATTGCAGGCCTCACCCTTGCGTGCAACGACTATTTTGTAGTACACATGAAGCAGAAGGGAAAGAAGTAG